The genomic window acatttcaaatttgaactacaaccatgaCACTTATttcggatcggagggagtataatttatcTGAAAATATGTACACTAACAAGGCCACTGATCCCCACGAACAAGTTAATAAATTAATTCCCAGGCCCAGATTCCCATCTcaccaatttttttgtttttgttttgcgaGTCCCCATCTCACCAAACTGATGGTCCTAAAACCAAAATGGCAGAGGACAAAACCATATGCAGGAACCAAACAAAGCCAAAATCCAGATCACTCACAGccccattttcctttccattacaGATGTATAGAAAGCTATGAGCCACTTCCCATATTGGTGCCCAACACACCCGCTTTGAGGGAAAGAAGTTTTTTGCCCGAACAGAAAAAAGATCCGTGAAAGATAGGCGCCACCACTACCACCGTAGTGTACTGCCATGCTGCTGGTGGAGCTGATATAAAGCTTTCTCGTCATTTCAGTCAACATATTCCCTCAcgctcacgcacacacacacatgttaCAGCAGGCCTCTCATCGGCTGCGGCGAGAGGGGCTGGAGCAGGAAAGGGCGGTGGGCAAAAGCTGGAGCTCGGCTGAGCGAGGGCATGGAGAAAGCCCAGCACAGCACAGTGGATGAACTTGAACGCAAAAGACCATCTTTAGCCTTTAGCAGGCAGCTTTGGTGGTGTCATTAGAGTACCAATAGTAGGTTATTCACTTGCTTTTAGTACAAGGGATTATGATGACAGCGGCATGAAAAGGAGTTACCAATGCTGAGGCTTTGGGGCAGCCAGGACTGCAGAGGGGCATGTCTTTTTTGACCCGAGGTTGCCCCCAGCACAGTGAACTGGTGCTTGCAGCTACCAAGAAAACTTGGCCCCTGCAACATGGACAAAGGAAGCAAAGAGCCATTGGGGTAAGTGATGGCGTTTCTTTCCTGCTATGCAGCACTCGCCTCTTGAATAGGCATGCTGGAGCTTTGCTTCAGAGCTTTTGATAACTGGGTGGTAGCTGTGCATTTGTCTATTTTCCCCAAAAAGAAAACTAGGTTGAGGAATTTTATTGTGTGCTAGCATTGTAGTGAGGTGGTTGCATTTCTGGAAATTTGCACAGTTTGCTTTGGTGAAGAGGTTAGAGTTTCAATTAATATgacatgaatgaactagctaagggACTCAAAAAAATTCCGAGGGAGCTCAGTGAAACTACCTCTAAAAACTAAGAACCAAAACAGAAGCCTTATAACAATAAAATCTTTTCATAAGAAATCCATAAGAAAATCCTAAGTCATGATTGCAGAAGTACTTAACTTATTCAACTGATGAAGGACAACCATCATAAGGAAAGCAATCCTAGTACTAAACCGATTAAACAAACCTCCTTGGTTAAAAGTAATGCGTCTTTTTCTCACCTAAACCCCATAGATGAATCTTCAGTGCATGTTTTGCCTTTTCTTTCTCTTGTAAAAGTGGAAGATAAAACCAGGTTTCTACCCAAAACTAGCCTGAAAGCTTTAGACAAAGGAGCAATAGGCGTGGAGCCAGCTGAGCATAATACCCATCCAGGAAGCTTCAGAACAATGTGCTTTTCAGGCCCTACTAATAGCATTTGAACAGTAACAACAGGCTGAAGAATTTTAAAACTGATTCTACGGTCGTGCTTCCAGATAAGAAGCTTAGCACGCTGAAGCTTATAGTACTGTTTGGGTACAACCAATTAAATATGGAAAGGGCTATAATTGAGGCCAGATGGGTGGATAAAATAAGATTAACTAGGAGGGATGCACGAGCACTTACCTCCATGATTCCACAGGAAGCTTCCTTTCCTTTGATCAATTCCTCTTCCTGAAAGGCGACACTAAACAAATCCAGGTAAACTCTCAGCATGTTACTCGTCGACAACCCCAATAATCTTCCAGATCAAAATAATCCATTTTTTAATAAATTAATTAATCAAACTTTGGCTACTCTGCGACGGTAACTTCTTGTCTTCTCATACCATATTTATGTATTAGGGTAGACAGAGTAAGGGTTGCCATACTGAAAGCTCGAAAGTTCAGTCGCCGACAGAATATTAAGCACATCTATAACCAGTCGACAGCGTGTTTATGAGCACTGTTAGTGTGACAATCAGATCCAGCTAGCAAATAAAAGCAAGCCATGTTGAGCAGCTTTGGACTGTTCTGAGACAAATTCAAAAGTTTATTAACATGCAAAATGAATCTCTCCAGTGTCCAGCTTATCCAACATGGTGTAGTGGAATGACAACAGTCTTCACAAGGTTAGCATTAGCACGCTAGAATGTGCGCCAGCAGTACTCCAATCAAAGAGGTAACATTCGATCATGCTTTAATCGCCTAAAACAGATTATTTGGGGTTTGAACACATCCTAGATAATAAGCAAGTGCATACATGTACCACATAAGAAAATAGCAAGTGTAAATCTATATTTCCTCATCCTAAGCATGTCCACCACTCaataatacaaaataaaaagaaagaaaaggcagCCAAAGAAAAATAATGCATCATGCAGAACTCCAATCTAAACAGCAGAATGAGCAGATATGTCATATATAGGAACCATTGTGTAAAGGAAACTGCTAGCTTGTCATGCAATAAGAAGGGAGACAAGTGTTTCAAGCTTCTGATGCTGTAGGAATACAAGTCTGAGTTGCAAAGCCTGACCTCAGTAATCCTCAGCAGTAACACCAGGTTGTCAACAGTAATTAGCACCTTAATATTATTACTGATCAACTCGCACATCAAGCAAGTGTTTCAAAGAAAGTTGGTTAGTTTCCTTAAATGAGAAGTATGCTAGAGAAACAATttgagtactccctccgatccatattacttgtcgctgctTTAGTACAATTTCTAGTAAagcagcgacaagtaatatggatcggatggAGTACATCATTTCCACCTAGCTGCAAGCTATTTACAGTGTAAACGGAGAGAATCACGTCTCAGCTTGCTGAATTAAAATAGACTACTGAAAACAGACCCCATTTGTTCGGCAAACATAACATACATTGAAATGATATGGACAGAGGTACTTTTCTTACTAATTCTGTCATGTTACAGAAGATATTCATCATGGATCACAACACTACAGATAACTTGACCACCATTTGAAGAGCATTCTGGAAGAGAAATACATTACTGTCGACTGTTCTCAGCTCAACGTTTGTCATTTTTCCTCTTCCTCGATTGTGCTTTCTGCCATTTCTTCTTAGGCACTAATTTACTCTTAGGCTTCAACTTTAACTCTGGAGAAAAATTGAAATTTGGATCTCTCATGCGTGCTTGTATATCCTTGAAGAACTGGATATTGAGCTTCTTTGGTCCACCCTCCCGCAGCTCTGCATACTCTGGTCCTGAAACAATGTTCTCAAATGCTCCAATCAGGATATCTATATCAGTGACAACATCAAATACGTTAATGTAGCGTCCATCAGGTCCTTTTTTCAATTTCTTGAGAGCATTTTCGACAGCAAGTTTTCTTGCTTGCTTTCCTGGAGAGAGCTCTGGTGGTTCCTTCTCGGCTTTTAACAGCTCAGAGATTGTGCGATATTTAGGCGTCTCATCAAATTCAAACACCTTATCTATATATGAATCACTGCGTTCATTGGGATGTGGCTCGGTAGGGATAtcattgtcatcgtcctcttcactGCCACTCCAGAGAGTCATATCGTCTTCATCGCTCTCAGGACATATGCTTCTTAACTCATCACTGTCATCACCATCAATGAGGTTTGCATTCTCCTTGGCTTGCTTCTTCACTTTTTTGATTTCCCTCTCCATTTTTGTATCATTCTCCTTctcttcatcctcgtcctcactgGCAGTCCATAGGCAGTCCTCCTCGTCAACATTCTCCTGCCAAGCTTTCCTGAACTCTTCGTCACCTGGCCTTCTTTTACCAAACAGATCATAGTGTGAGTGATCATCAGCAAAGAACCGTGATCCTGGACAAAGATAAGGCCTTCAGTAAATATTTGCTTGCAGGCAAACAATTGTACTCAGCAAAGAATTTGGTACAAAAATCATTCATCAACATGAAGAATATCACCAAGTGGACCTTTCTATTAGATCATCCACCACTAGGTATGGTAGCACCATACCAGGCATATCTTCCATACAACAAGTGAAAAAGATACAAAATCACTGGAAACATCAAGAATAACACCATAAGCATTGACTAAAAGGATGGCAACATCATGCTCTCATGACTTTATATGATGAAGATGTACTTCCCATACAAAAACACTGCAAGTTAGAATATAGTTTAGAAGCTATAATATGCAACGCGCATCAGGTAATTCACAGAcacagaaattaaaaaaaaatctgaaaccGGGTACTGTATAAGAGCACTTGATTGCTGAAAGATCATCTGCGTGATGTACATTTCAGCAATAGGTTCTCAGGTTATGCGCTATGTAATTCACATCTGCAACATGGGAATCATATTTGTCTCATCTTTCTGTCTCGGAAAATAAGCACAGTATTGTTTTATCTTCAGATTTATACAGAGACACTGACAGCATCTCTTCTCAACCTCGAGTCATACGGCAGACCAAGCACACATGGCAAATTTAGCACGCTTGTGACGTAGGTCGTGCAGTTAAAATTCGTTGGCAGGCAAAGGATTGTACATTTGTGCTCAGCAAGGATTTGGTATAAAAATCATTCATCGACATGAAGAATATCACCGAGTGGACCTTTCTATTAGATCGTCCACCACTCGGTATGGTAGCACCATAGCAGACACATCTTCCATACAACAAGTGAAATAGATATAAAATCACTGGAGTCATAGAAAGTAACATCATAAGCAATCACCAAAAGGATGGCAACATAGTACTCCCATGATTTTATAG from Triticum aestivum cultivar Chinese Spring chromosome 3B, IWGSC CS RefSeq v2.1, whole genome shotgun sequence includes these protein-coding regions:
- the LOC123068314 gene encoding uncharacterized protein, yielding MARRLLAGHLLPRLRLGARCPAPHPSPAPAATRRLARGPAPSPPLWAPQGSRFFADDHSHYDLFGKRRPGDEEFRKAWQENVDEEDCLWTASEDEDEEKENDTKMEREIKKVKKQAKENANLIDGDDSDELRSICPESDEDDMTLWSGSEEDDDNDIPTEPHPNERSDSYIDKVFEFDETPKYRTISELLKAEKEPPELSPGKQARKLAVENALKKLKKGPDGRYINVFDVVTDIDILIGAFENIVSGPEYAELREGGPKKLNIQFFKDIQARMRDPNFNFSPELKLKPKSKLVPKKKWQKAQSRKRKNDKR